In Bacteroidales bacterium, the following are encoded in one genomic region:
- a CDS encoding YgiQ family radical SAM protein translates to MKYSNSITDRLPTSKKELKAFAWDEADVILFSGDAYVDHPAFGVAVIGRIIEKVGLRVAIVPQPNWRDDLRDFKKLGKPRLFFGVTAGNMDSMINHYTANKRLRSNDAYTAGGKAGFRPDYAVSVYSKILKKLYPETPIVIGGIEASLRRLTHFDYWSDKLKPSVLVESGADILVYGNGEKSIAEIARLADRGVPVTSMKNIPQTAYLTDYVPNLKRAKPKHPTIFLHSHEDCLKDKKKFAENFKQIEIQSNMIHAKILEQKTGECYVNVNPPFSETTEKEIDSFYDLPYTRLPHPKYKNKGNIPAYEMIKFSVNMHRGCFGGCSFCTISAHQGKFVVSRSQKSILREVDKVVNMPDFKGTISDLGGPSANMYKMQGYDFSICEKCKRPSCIYPEICFNLNTDHSPLTNIYRKTRKHPKVKHAFIGSGIRYDMLFNEKGQIKGDKEEYSKELIKHHVSGRLKVAPEHTEDNVLKIMRKSSFDYFYKFKKFFEKINTEENLNQQIIPYFISSHPGSTATDMAELAAKTKKLDFKLEQVQDLTPTPMTIAAVIYYSGYHPYTLEKVYTARSKDQKLTQRMFFFWYKKEYRQKIKDKLFNMKRKDLVKRLFS, encoded by the coding sequence ATGAAATATTCAAATTCAATAACCGACCGGCTTCCGACAAGCAAAAAAGAACTTAAAGCATTTGCATGGGATGAAGCAGATGTAATACTTTTTTCCGGTGATGCTTATGTGGATCATCCTGCTTTTGGTGTTGCGGTTATCGGCAGGATAATAGAAAAAGTTGGTTTACGTGTTGCAATAGTTCCGCAACCGAATTGGCGTGATGATTTGCGTGATTTTAAGAAACTCGGAAAACCGCGTTTGTTTTTCGGCGTAACAGCCGGAAATATGGATTCTATGATAAATCATTATACAGCAAATAAGCGTTTGCGTTCAAATGATGCATATACAGCGGGCGGAAAAGCCGGTTTCAGACCTGATTATGCCGTAAGCGTTTATTCCAAAATTCTTAAAAAACTTTATCCTGAAACACCGATTGTTATTGGAGGTATTGAAGCATCATTAAGACGTTTAACTCATTTTGATTATTGGTCGGATAAATTAAAACCTTCGGTTCTTGTTGAAAGCGGTGCGGATATATTGGTTTACGGAAACGGTGAAAAATCAATTGCCGAAATTGCCCGTTTGGCAGACAGAGGCGTACCGGTTACAAGTATGAAGAATATTCCGCAAACAGCTTATTTAACTGACTATGTGCCTAATTTAAAAAGAGCAAAGCCAAAACATCCAACAATTTTTTTGCATAGCCATGAAGATTGTTTAAAAGACAAGAAGAAATTTGCTGAAAACTTTAAACAGATTGAAATTCAGTCTAATATGATTCATGCGAAGATATTAGAACAAAAAACAGGTGAGTGTTATGTTAACGTAAATCCGCCGTTTTCCGAAACTACAGAAAAAGAAATTGACAGTTTTTACGATTTACCCTACACACGTTTGCCGCATCCGAAATATAAAAATAAAGGCAATATTCCGGCTTATGAAATGATTAAGTTTTCCGTTAATATGCATCGTGGCTGTTTCGGAGGTTGCAGTTTTTGCACAATATCAGCACATCAAGGCAAATTTGTTGTCAGTCGTTCTCAAAAATCAATTTTAAGGGAAGTTGATAAAGTCGTCAATATGCCTGATTTTAAAGGGACTATATCAGACCTTGGCGGGCCTTCTGCAAATATGTATAAAATGCAGGGCTATGATTTTTCAATTTGTGAAAAATGCAAACGTCCTTCCTGTATTTATCCTGAAATTTGTTTTAATTTGAATACAGACCATTCGCCTTTAACTAATATATACAGAAAAACACGAAAACATCCGAAAGTAAAGCATGCCTTTATCGGAAGCGGAATAAGATATGATATGCTTTTTAATGAAAAAGGACAAATAAAAGGCGATAAAGAAGAATATTCAAAAGAATTGATTAAACATCATGTTTCCGGACGATTAAAAGTTGCTCCGGAACATACTGAAGATAATGTATTGAAAATAATGCGAAAATCTTCTTTTGATTATTTTTATAAGTTTAAGAAGTTTTTTGAAAAAATTAATACAGAAGAAAATTTAAACCAACAAATAATTCCCTACTTTATATCAAGCCACCCCGGTAGTACGGCAACCGATATGGCAGAACTGGCTGCCAAAACAAAAAAGTTGGATTTTAAATTAGAGCAAGTTCAAGATTTAACTCCAACACCCATGACAATTGCAGCCGTTATTTATTATTCCGGTTATCATCCCTATACTCTTGAAAAAGTTTACACTGCACGCTCAAAAGACCAAAAACTTACACAACGCATGTTTTTCTTTTGGTACAAAAAAGAATACCGACAAAAAATTAAAGACAAGCTGTTTAATATGAAACGGAAGGATTTGGTGAAGAGGTTGTTTTCGTAA
- a CDS encoding type II toxin-antitoxin system HigB family toxin encodes MKVHLIKKQTIEDYIKKNAQSKTSFEIWFSILKRANWTEPNEIILTFNKADILGTGTERVVFNIGGNKYRMICSYHFGNKRVHLFVKWIGTHAEYTKLCNEKKQYEINAY; translated from the coding sequence ATGAAAGTACATTTAATTAAAAAACAGACTATTGAAGATTATATTAAAAAGAATGCTCAAAGCAAGACATCTTTTGAAATATGGTTTTCTATACTAAAACGTGCAAATTGGACAGAACCTAATGAAATTATTTTGACATTTAATAAAGCTGATATATTAGGAACCGGTACCGAAAGGGTAGTTTTTAACATCGGAGGAAATAAATACAGAATGATTTGTTCTTATCATTTTGGAAATAAAAGAGTTCATCTGTTTGTGAAATGGATTGGAACTCACGCAGAATATACAAAGCTGTGTAATGAAAAAAAGCAATATGAAATTAATGCGTATTAA
- a CDS encoding DUF5655 domain-containing protein translates to MAIFEIKDKKVNRIKPTEFKFEKDLQNLVERNLETFFNCRFIASEFSTGNIHSGRIDTLAISEDDNPVIIEYKKVASSDLINQSLFYLHWITDHKGDFQVAVNNTLKEKLVVDWSDIRVICIAPEFKKYDLHAVQVMGANIELWQYKIYENGIISIEEVYKRTETRTHISIENNGKNPVMVAAGKKAAETRKNATYTIDEHIDKVNPDLTELLNEIREYIVNLDSSIEETPKKYYIAYKTTQNFVCIEPQKKKLVLFLKLNPDEMGKLPKQARDVKNIGHFGTGDLELTIRNITDFEETKELINKSLINIGG, encoded by the coding sequence ATGGCAATATTTGAAATAAAAGACAAAAAGGTAAACAGAATTAAGCCGACTGAATTTAAATTTGAAAAAGATTTACAGAATTTAGTTGAACGAAATTTAGAAACCTTTTTCAATTGTAGATTTATAGCATCTGAATTTTCGACCGGAAATATTCATTCCGGAAGAATTGACACATTAGCAATTTCAGAAGATGATAATCCCGTAATAATTGAATATAAAAAAGTTGCTTCATCCGACTTGATTAATCAAAGTTTATTCTACCTACATTGGATTACAGACCATAAAGGTGATTTTCAAGTTGCAGTGAATAATACACTGAAAGAAAAACTTGTCGTTGACTGGTCGGACATAAGAGTAATTTGCATTGCTCCTGAATTTAAAAAATATGATTTGCACGCTGTTCAAGTTATGGGTGCAAATATCGAACTTTGGCAATATAAGATTTATGAAAATGGAATAATCAGCATTGAAGAAGTTTATAAGAGAACAGAAACAAGAACTCATATTTCGATTGAAAACAATGGAAAAAATCCGGTAATGGTTGCTGCCGGGAAAAAAGCAGCAGAAACAAGAAAAAATGCAACTTATACCATTGACGAACATATTGACAAGGTAAATCCCGATTTAACTGAATTATTAAACGAAATTCGAGAATATATTGTAAACCTTGACAGTTCAATAGAAGAAACTCCAAAGAAATATTACATTGCTTATAAGACAACTCAAAATTTTGTTTGCATTGAACCACAGAAAAAGAAATTAGTCCTTTTCTTAAAACTAAATCCGGACGAAATGGGAAAATTGCCGAAACAAGCAAGAGATGTGAAAAATATCGGACATTTCGGGACCGGTGATTTAGAACTTACAATCAGAAATATAACAGACTTTGAAGAAACAAAAGAATTGATAAATAAATCATTAATAAATATTGGTGGGTAA
- a CDS encoding helix-turn-helix domain-containing protein, with protein sequence MKSIKYTIIKNTEQYNKYCDTLEKLIVVENADNQDEIDLLNLLIEKWDIEHNSLTDLEPVKLLKSLMDENNLKSKDLVKILDLSKGTVSKILNYHKGLSKATIRKLSDYFKVSQEAFNRPYKLVNKINNHFRNASLMNTEKDMEETIVI encoded by the coding sequence ATGAAATCTATAAAATATACAATAATAAAAAATACAGAACAATATAATAAATATTGCGACACATTAGAGAAATTAATAGTAGTTGAAAATGCGGATAATCAAGATGAAATAGATTTGCTTAACTTACTTATTGAAAAATGGGATATTGAACATAATTCTCTTACGGATTTAGAACCTGTTAAATTATTAAAATCTTTAATGGATGAGAATAATTTAAAATCGAAAGATCTTGTTAAAATATTAGATTTGTCAAAAGGTACTGTTTCAAAGATATTAAACTATCATAAAGGATTATCTAAAGCAACTATCAGAAAACTTTCAGATTATTTTAAAGTATCACAAGAAGCTTTTAACAGGCCTTATAAGCTTGTAAATAAGATAAATAATCATTTTCGCAATGCAAGCCTGATGAATACAGAAAAAGATATGGAGGAAACTATTGTAATTTAG
- a CDS encoding M15 family metallopeptidase, translated as MKQIKIIFIALLTILYLSSCNNKDSSGNINKRGNLIFNKDSSRYSFKAKISEPELLDTLTADFEDIDMVDVTLFSKDFILDIRYATENNFTDTILYPCAKCLLRYEVLKDFLKVQSEFESLGFKIKLFDCYRPLSVQKIMWKKFPIVGLVANPATGSRHNRGSAVDITLTDTEGNEIDMGTDYDDLSLKGRTFYRGFNDTIFQNRMLLRTIMQKHHFIGINSEWWHFSHDCGTKYKVSDVGFGCDSLE; from the coding sequence ATGAAACAAATTAAAATAATATTCATTGCATTATTGACAATTTTATATTTATCAAGTTGCAATAATAAGGATTCATCAGGAAATATAAATAAAAGAGGTAATTTAATTTTCAACAAAGATTCATCAAGATACAGCTTTAAAGCAAAGATATCTGAACCCGAATTATTAGACACACTAACAGCTGACTTTGAAGATATTGACATGGTGGATGTTACATTATTCTCAAAAGATTTTATTCTTGATATCAGATACGCTACAGAAAATAACTTCACTGATACAATACTTTATCCGTGTGCAAAATGTTTATTAAGATATGAAGTTTTAAAAGACTTTTTGAAAGTTCAATCTGAATTTGAATCATTGGGTTTTAAAATTAAATTATTTGATTGTTACCGTCCTTTATCAGTTCAAAAAATAATGTGGAAGAAATTTCCGATTGTCGGTTTGGTGGCAAATCCGGCAACAGGTTCAAGACATAACAGAGGAAGTGCTGTAGATATAACTTTAACAGATACGGAAGGTAATGAAATTGATATGGGAACAGATTATGATGATTTAAGTTTGAAAGGCAGAACCTTTTACAGGGGTTTTAATGATACAATATTTCAAAACAGAATGTTACTCAGAACAATAATGCAAAAACATCATTTTATCGGCATTAATTCAGAATGGTGGCATTTTTCGCATGATTGCGGAACTAAATATAAAGTTAGTGATGTTGGGTTTGGTTGTGACAGTTTGGAATAA
- a CDS encoding ABC transporter substrate-binding protein, translated as MNLKLLFAAFFIFFISCQTDNENEKNIKNTSSVIQIISSELFKIENFDTYRVLSVYDKTGAVINKYYLVEKDKQIPVEISNKKNIIRTPVTNVICLSTTHIAYIDILDETDKITAVSGSQYIYNPVLRKGIISGEIKDAGYESSLDFELLLSLKPDVVTVYDINGTISPVINKIKKFNIPVIQINEYLESSLLGQTEWIKFFGELFGKRELACTKFNEVYRNYNELKQKTDKIKNKPKVLLNMPWKGTWYIPGGKSNIAQLIEDAGGDYIWKDNSEKHNTPLNIEDVYLNAFDADIWLNSGQANSLSDIIGTDIRLEKFKAVKTGNIYNRNKRLNEFGGNDYMESGTVRPDLILKDLIRILHPELLTEHELFYYTKLE; from the coding sequence ATGAACTTAAAATTATTATTTGCCGCATTTTTTATATTCTTCATAAGTTGTCAAACTGATAATGAAAATGAAAAGAATATTAAGAACACAAGTTCAGTTATTCAAATTATTTCAAGCGAATTATTTAAAATTGAAAACTTTGATACTTATCGGGTTTTATCTGTTTATGACAAAACAGGTGCAGTAATAAATAAGTATTATCTTGTTGAGAAAGACAAGCAAATTCCGGTTGAAATTTCAAACAAAAAAAATATTATCCGAACACCTGTAACTAATGTTATATGTTTATCAACAACGCACATTGCGTATATTGATATCTTGGATGAAACAGATAAAATAACTGCTGTTTCGGGTAGTCAGTATATTTATAATCCGGTTTTAAGAAAAGGTATTATTTCAGGGGAAATAAAAGATGCAGGTTATGAAAGTTCTTTGGATTTTGAGCTTCTTTTAAGCTTAAAACCTGATGTTGTTACAGTATATGACATTAACGGAACAATTTCTCCTGTAATAAATAAAATCAAGAAGTTTAATATTCCGGTTATTCAAATTAATGAATATCTTGAATCATCTTTATTAGGACAGACTGAATGGATTAAATTTTTCGGAGAATTATTCGGAAAAAGAGAACTTGCCTGTACCAAATTCAATGAGGTTTACCGGAATTATAATGAATTGAAACAAAAAACGGATAAGATTAAAAATAAGCCGAAAGTTCTGTTAAATATGCCGTGGAAAGGAACTTGGTATATTCCGGGCGGAAAATCTAATATTGCTCAATTAATTGAAGATGCCGGAGGCGATTATATTTGGAAAGATAATTCTGAAAAACATAATACTCCTTTAAATATTGAAGATGTTTATTTAAATGCTTTTGATGCAGATATTTGGTTAAATTCCGGACAAGCAAATTCTTTATCTGATATAATTGGTACAGACATTAGATTAGAAAAATTTAAAGCCGTAAAAACCGGTAATATTTATAACAGGAATAAACGCTTAAATGAATTTGGAGGTAATGATTATATGGAATCCGGAACCGTAAGACCCGATTTAATCTTGAAAGATTTAATAAGAATATTACATCCTGAACTTCTGACTGAACATGAGCTTTTTTATTATACGAAATTGGAATAA
- a CDS encoding 3-isopropylmalate dehydratase large subunit: MAMTIIEKIIANHSKYDTVKPGDIVDIEIDVRAARDFGGPNVVKHITEKNLPIDDISKVFFTFDTNPTGSDQKYAVNQHICRTFARDRGIKVFDINHGIGTHALIEEGIVYPGTTIVTTDSHANIMGAVGAFGQGMGDKDIAVAFSKGSVWFKVPKSVIINLNGKRPANISAKDIVLNLLDRFGANSLLQYSVEIYGEEVDKFTLDERITIASMGTEMGTIIILFPPNQEILDYSTSRAGKKIEAVLADDDAHYEEVYDVDMSKFVPMVSLPGKPHGTVNIVEAHKTKIDSGFIGSCTNGRMEDMRAVAEVLKNRKVAPGVVLKIVPSTDAIWQQCLDEGIIKIFKQAGALVSNAGCAGCAAGQVGQNGPGEITISTGNRNFPGKQGKGSVYLASPAIVAASAIAGYITTTDAIPDEPAVFTPQDIQAKIEKAKSDESQTTEKLTIVEGRVWYIQEDDIDTDMIFHNRYLAITDINEMGQYAFDNLKGYEDFAKQAKPGDIVVVNKNFGAGSSRQQAVDCFKALGVQAIVAESYGAIYERNAINAAFPIVTYKTLEGLELEHGNKIKVNFETGEMTNVSKNKTIQAEPFSDVQLEIYQNGGLF; the protein is encoded by the coding sequence ATGGCAATGACAATAATAGAAAAAATAATCGCAAATCATTCAAAATATGATACCGTTAAACCGGGAGATATTGTTGATATTGAAATTGATGTGAGAGCTGCTCGTGATTTCGGAGGGCCTAATGTAGTTAAGCATATTACTGAAAAAAATCTTCCGATTGACGATATAAGTAAGGTGTTCTTTACATTTGATACAAACCCAACCGGTTCTGACCAAAAGTATGCTGTTAATCAACATATTTGCAGAACTTTTGCAAGAGACAGGGGAATTAAAGTTTTTGATATTAACCACGGAATAGGAACACATGCCTTAATAGAAGAAGGTATAGTGTACCCCGGAACTACAATTGTAACTACCGATTCACATGCAAATATTATGGGAGCAGTTGGAGCATTCGGACAAGGAATGGGTGATAAAGACATTGCTGTTGCTTTCAGTAAAGGAAGTGTATGGTTTAAAGTTCCTAAATCTGTAATAATTAATCTTAACGGAAAGCGTCCTGCAAATATATCAGCCAAAGATATAGTATTGAACTTATTAGACCGTTTCGGAGCAAACAGTTTACTTCAATATTCTGTGGAGATTTACGGCGAAGAAGTTGATAAATTTACTCTTGATGAAAGAATTACAATTGCATCAATGGGAACTGAAATGGGAACTATCATTATTTTATTTCCGCCGAATCAAGAAATATTGGATTACAGTACTTCAAGAGCAGGTAAAAAAATTGAAGCTGTTCTCGCTGATGATGATGCTCATTATGAAGAAGTTTATGATGTTGATATGTCAAAATTTGTACCTATGGTTTCTTTACCGGGTAAACCTCACGGAACTGTAAACATTGTTGAAGCACATAAAACAAAAATTGATTCAGGTTTCATCGGTTCATGCACCAACGGACGTATGGAAGATATGCGTGCAGTTGCAGAAGTTTTAAAAAACAGAAAAGTTGCTCCCGGAGTTGTTTTAAAAATAGTCCCTTCAACAGATGCAATATGGCAGCAATGTTTGGATGAAGGTATCATTAAAATATTTAAACAAGCCGGAGCTTTAGTTTCTAATGCAGGATGTGCAGGATGTGCAGCCGGGCAAGTCGGACAAAACGGCCCGGGTGAGATTACAATCAGTACAGGTAACAGAAATTTCCCCGGCAAACAAGGGAAGGGTAGTGTATATCTCGCATCTCCGGCAATTGTTGCAGCTTCTGCAATTGCAGGTTATATTACTACAACTGATGCAATTCCTGATGAACCTGCTGTATTTACACCTCAAGACATTCAGGCAAAAATTGAAAAAGCAAAAAGTGATGAGAGCCAAACAACTGAAAAACTGACAATTGTAGAAGGCAGAGTTTGGTACATTCAAGAAGATGATATTGATACTGATATGATCTTTCATAATCGATACCTGGCCATTACTGATATTAATGAAATGGGACAATATGCATTTGATAATCTTAAAGGCTATGAAGACTTTGCAAAACAAGCAAAACCGGGCGATATTGTAGTTGTAAATAAAAATTTCGGAGCCGGAAGTTCTCGTCAGCAAGCAGTTGATTGTTTTAAAGCATTGGGAGTTCAAGCAATTGTCGCAGAATCTTATGGTGCAATTTATGAAAGAAATGCAATTAATGCAGCATTTCCGATTGTTACATATAAAACTCTTGAAGGACTGGAATTAGAACACGGAAATAAAATAAAAGTTAATTTTGAAACCGGAGAAATGACAAATGTTTCTAAAAACAAAACAATTCAAGCTGAACCGTTTTCAGATGTTCAATTAGAGATTTATCAAAACGGGGGATTGTTTTAA
- a CDS encoding DUF6155 family protein: protein MGLREVKSELNKLEKETLIKHIAELYKKFKPVKEYFDFYVNPDESKILEQYKEKVREGFYPKRGDRLRLSISRKAINDFKKLGTSKDSLADLLLYYVECGVELTNEFGDIDENFYTSIENAYGTSLELMDKESILSKFKNRALEIVNETEGIGWGFHDYLGDVYYEHYDE, encoded by the coding sequence ATGGGATTACGTGAAGTTAAATCTGAATTAAATAAACTTGAAAAAGAGACTTTAATAAAACATATTGCAGAACTCTACAAGAAATTCAAGCCTGTTAAAGAATATTTTGACTTTTATGTTAATCCGGATGAAAGCAAAATACTGGAACAATATAAGGAAAAAGTTCGTGAAGGATTTTACCCAAAGCGTGGAGATAGATTAAGATTGTCAATTTCAAGAAAAGCAATAAATGATTTTAAAAAATTGGGAACTTCAAAAGATAGTTTAGCTGATTTACTGCTATATTATGTTGAGTGTGGAGTTGAACTTACTAACGAATTCGGAGATATTGATGAGAATTTCTATACAAGCATAGAAAATGCTTACGGAACATCGCTTGAATTAATGGATAAAGAAAGTATTTTAAGTAAATTTAAAAATCGAGCACTTGAAATAGTAAATGAAACAGAGGGTATTGGCTGGGGATTTCACGATTATTTAGGAGATGTATATTATGAACATTATGATGAATAG